The Ignavibacteriales bacterium sequence ACAATGGCTGTGTATGAACTCCCGAAAGGATTATGTGAGTTCCCTGCTTCTGGGCATCATTATAAAAGTCTTTAATTGTCTGCAGTCCGGTTGCATCAACCGCAGGAACATTTCTCATGCGGATAATTCTAACTTTCGGAGGTTCTTCAATTACACGCATTTCTTCTTTGAATTTAGAAGCGGCGCCAAAGAAGAAGGGACCATTAATTTCGAAAACTTCAACCCCAACCGGAATTAATTTTTTATCTATTGCATTAGCATCGGGCAGATCATCCTCATCTTCTAATTCCCTTGTAATGACGCTTACGTTGGAAACTTCTGCCATCCGTTTCATAAAGAGTAATACAGCCAAAACCATCCCGATCTCGATTGCGATAGTTAAATCAAAAATTACAGTTAAGAAGAATGTTGTGAGCAAAACTATAATATCACTCTTTGGACTTTTCAAAAGTGTTTTAAATGCGTGCCATTCACTCATATTATAAGAAACTATAACAAGAATTGCCGCCAACGTTGCCATAGGTATTAACTTGGCATAACTGCCAAAGAAAAGCATAATTAGTAATAAAGTAATTGCGTGAATAATTCCGGCTACCGGTGTTCTTCCGCCGTTTTTAATATTTGTTGCTGTTCGTGCAATAGCTCCTGTAGCTGGAATCCCGCCAAAGAGAGGCGTAACAATATTAGCTAAACCCTGTGCTATCAATTCCATATTACTACGATGCTTCCCGCCAATCATACCGTCGGCAACTACAGCAGATAATAAGGATTCAATCGCGGCAAGTAATGCAATTACTGTAGCGGGGGCAATCAAATTTTTAATAAGAGTTAAATTAATTGAGATTAGGTGAGGCGCAGGTAAGTTTGAAGGAATTTCGCCGTATTTACTTCCAATTGTATCAACCGGTAAATGAAACACCATGACTAGAACAGTTGCTACAATTATTGCAACTAATGAACCCGGTATTTTGTGTGTAAGTTTAGGCCAGAAAATCATTATTAATAATGATAGTAGCGCAATTCCTAATACGTAATAATTAATTGTTGGAACTGCACTAAAATATGCAAACCATTTTTCATGAAACTCTGAAGGCATTTCTTTTATTTGCAATCCGAAAAAATCTTTTATCTGTGTTGAAAAAATTAATAAAGCTATACCGCTGGTAAAGCCAACAACGACGGGATAAGGAATAAATTTAATTAAAGAACCAAATCGTGCGAATCCCATAATCACTAAGATAATACCTGCCATTATAGTCGCAATGGTTAATCCTGTTACCCCGTAATTCTGTATTATTCCATAAACAATAATGATGAAAGCTCCGGTTGGTCCTCCGATTTGCACACGACTTCCGCCAAATACCGAGATTATAAATCCGGCTATAATTGCGGTAATGATTCCTTTCTCCGGAGTTACCCCGCTTGCAATTGCAAAAGCAATTGCCAATGGAAGAGCTACAATTCCAACAATAACTCCTGCGGTTGCATCTGCAATGAATTGTTTTTTATTATAATCTTTTAACGTCGTGAAAAGTTTTGGCTTTAATATTGGCATCAATATCCTTTGTAGAAAATATGTTTCTGAAAAACGAGTGCAAATTTACTCATATAGTTAAATAAATGCTTTAATGATTTGGAATTCACAAAATTACCGGATTAACCTTAGTCTGCTTAATAAAAAATTTTTATTTGTATTTTTAATTAGGAAAAAAATGTGTGATGACTATTAACGAGGCGCCCACGTTTTCATTGAGGTGTGCGAAGCGAAGTTTAATATTCAAAAAATGAAATAAATTTTAAGACACTTATAAGATCATAAAAAGGAGTAATGAAATGGAATACAGATATCTTGGCAATTCCGGATTAAAAGTATCAGCTCTTTCCTTCGGAGCGTGGGTTACATTCAGCGATCAGGTCGGAGAAGAAGTTGCGTGCAAATGTATGAAAGAAGCCTATGATGCAGGAGTTAATTTCTTTGATAATGCCGAAGTTTATGCGAACGGTGAAGCTGAAATAATGATGGGAAACATCCTAAAAAAGACCGGCTGGAAAAGATCTGATCTGATTATTTCAACAAAATTATTCTGGGGCGGAAAAGGACCGAACGATACTGGACTTTCAAGAAAACATATTATCGAGGGAGCTGATGCAGCATTGAAAAGATTACAGCTTAATTATGTTGATCTGATCTTCTGTCACCGCCCGGATTTTCAAACACCAGTTGAGGAAACCGTGAGAGCAATGAATCACGTAATAAATCAAGGTAAGGCCTTGTACTGGGGAACGAGCGAATGGCCGGCGGAAAGAATTCTTGAAGCATACGATATTGCCAGAAGGGAAAAATTAATACCGCCTTTGATGGAACAGCCGGAATACAATATGTTCCGACGGGATAAAATTGAAAAAGAATTTCTTCCGCTCTATGAAAAATTTAAACTCGGAACAACAATTTGGAGTCCGCTTGCAAGCGGCGTATTAACAGGAAAGTATAATAACGGAATGCCGGATGCTACGAGACTATCGCTTCAAAGTTATGAATGGCTTAAAAATAATATATTCAATGAAGAAGGGAAGAAACGAATTGAAAAAGTAAAGAAGCTTGAACCGTTTGCAAAAGAGGTTGGAATTACACTTGCAGAGATGGGATTAGCATGGTGCTTAAAAAATCAAAATGTAAGCACAGTAATAACAGGTGCATCCAAACCTGAACAGGTAAAACACAATATGAAAGCGCTCGATGCTGTTCCAAAACTAACAGATGATGTTATGAAAAAAATTGAAGAGATAATTCAGACAAAACCAAAACTTGAATTTGACTGGAAAGGATAATTCTCCATCTCATAAAAAATCACAAGTATTGCTAATAAAATAATGCGATAGGTATCAAAAAATACTTTATTATCAATACAACACGTAAGCTTGCTTGTGAATGGAAGTGTACTAAAAAATTTAGAAGTCGCTTAACGTAGACTTTGATTATTTTTTTTACCGGCATCTAGCTGCTGAATTTCGATAGAAAACGATTCGAGCTTAGAGATTGTGTATTCTTTTACCTCATGTTTCTCCCGTTTGGTATTAAGAATTACTCCAACTTTTAGATTGTTCTTGTTTGATAATTCTTTGTGCTTAATAAAAGAAAATACAGTACCGAGAAGTGATTGTAAAAGTCTTTTTAAATCTCCTACACCGGCTTTTGTTATTTCTTTGAAATCATCTTCGTCAATTAATACGGCACGCAACGATTTCGATCCATCATTTAATGTGTCAAATATTTCATTTACCAATCTTTGTATGAATTTTAGAATATCCTCCTTCTCAAATTTTCTCTCTACAGAAATGGTCTCTTCAAAGTATGCTTTCATTTTAAGACTCAGCATAAAATCTTTTATACCGGCTTTACTATCTTCAGAAACTTCTCTCTGAAATAAATATTTAAAATAAATTTCAATACTCTTTTCTTCCCGCCTAATAGAGCCGTTCGCATTAAGTTGTATCTGGGTAAATGCATTAAAAACAAGATTAAAATTAATTTGATCATGAGAGTATGAAATAGTGGAATTTTCTGGATCGATATTTTTTAAGTTAATCGAATCTTTCGAGATTTTTTTCACATCAGAGCGAATATCTTGAAAGATCTCCTTTGAATCAGCAATTTTTGTTTTTTGTAATTCAAGCAAAGATTGCTGTATAGCTTTTATCTGGCTGGAATCGATTTTTACATTCATAAGAAGAATTTTCTTTTATTATCGGTAAGAAATCAAAGAAGTGTAGCGCAAAAATAATATGAGTTGTTTTTTAAATTGCATGCGGTTTAAAAACGTAATGCTATTTAACTGTAATAACGTGTTGTGTTAATTAAAACATATATTCTACTAAACTGTTGAAACAGTTAAAAAAAGATTGTTTCATTTTAACCCCGCGATTCATCGCGGGGTTAAAAACATAAATCACAATGTAGAACCGTTTTAACGGTTTACGTTCTAATTCACACAACGGGTTGTAATAATATTCTTTAATATATTATTTTGATAATGTTAAAGGCATTAAAAGTGTTGATACCTGTATTGGGAGATAAAAATGATCATTTCAAAGAACAAAATCGTAACAGTTTCTCTAGTACTCTTTTCTATTACATTATTTTCTATCATCAGCGGATTCTTCAAGATATCCAGCAGTATTAATTCGGGTCTGGATATGGACGGTATATTTTATTATTCGACCAATATTATTTTGTGGCTTTCAGGTGCTTTACTGTTTAATACTTTTATGCACAAAATTATTTGGGGCAAAATTTTTAAAACTTCAGCAGGTTCCAAAACACTTGGACTAATTGAGGACCTAACCGTTACCTTAATATATCTTATAGCATTGTGGATCATAATTGTCGAAGTTTTTGATCAACCATTGACTTCTTCTCTAGCTGTTACATTTTTAATTCTCCTAGTGGTTATAACTTACTTAAGACCGAAAATTCTAAAGTACTTCAGCAAAGAATTTATAAGTACAACAAGACCATTTAAAATTGGAGATTGGATAAAACTTATAAATAAAAATGGTATTGATATAATTTTTGGTGAGGTAATTCATTTTGATAGAATGGCAATCCAATTGAAAAGCGAAAGGGATACCTTCCTTTTATTCCCCAATAACCTGCTAGACGAATTTATAATAGAAAATTACAGCAGAATTAAAAAAGAAAATCGATTTAGTGTAGTAATAAAATTAAACTCTGGTTTATCAATAGAAAGAGTCAAAAGAATTTTGTTTGCTAGTACCAAGCAGGCAATTTTAGAATTAAATAATCATGTTGCTGCTCAGCCGCAAATTATCGTAGGCAAAATGATGAAGAATACTATTGAATATAAAGTCAATTTTTGGATAATTCCGTGGAAACCCAACTCACCAGAAATTGCTACTGATTTTGTCCTGACTCAAATAATTAATAACCTAAAAATTGCCGGCATAAGATTGGGGGCAAAGACTGATGAACCGGAAACTCATATTATTGAGAATGTTGCTCTTTTTGATTCATTAAGTGAAGAAGAATTGGAAAAACTTCATACGGAATCAAAGCGGGAATTTTATACTGAAAGAACCACAATAATTAGGCAAGGGGAGAAGGGAAATTCCATGTACATTCTTGCCGAAGGATTATTAAAAGTATTCATAAAAGCGGATAAGAATACAGATGAAGAAATAGAAGTTGGAATGATTACCCCGGGTCAATTTTTTGGAGAAATGTCTTTGTTCACCGGTGAAGAAAGATCTGCAACAATCTTAACTGAAACGGATTCTATTGTGGTTGAAATTACCAAAGATTCGTTAAAAAAGATTTTAGAAAACCGGTCGGAATTAGTTAATGAATTTGCTAAAATTATTGCCGAGCGGCAGAGTGGTAACATTCAAAAGTTGGAACGTTATAAGATCAAAGACGACTCATTTATCAAGAAAATTATTGTTAAAATAAAATCCTTCTTTGAATTATAAATATCACTTGACGAATTAATTATATTTATTTACAAGAAATAAATCTTCTCCCCCCAGGTAGATCGTTCAATTAGAAGATCTTCCCCCGGATGAAGATTAATTTCAAGCAAGATTCATTTTATAATTTTTAGCTCCTGGTAAAAATTATATTTATCTACGAATTAAAAAATCTTCTCCCCCCAGGTAGTTCTTTCAATGAAAGATCTTCCCCCGTTTGAAGATTAATTTCAATCAAAATTCTTCTTAAAATTTTTAATTCAATAAAAAATTTATATTTATCTAAGAATAAAAAATCTTCTCCCCCCAGGTAGATCATTCAATTAGAAGATCTTCCCCCGTATTATGATTAAAATCTTATTCACTTCAATTTCCCAATTGTTTGTCACATTCAGTATCATCATTCGAATCCCAGTCTTTTAATATCTTTTCCAAATTTGTGGAAAAAGAATCCAATGCTTCTCGATAATCTTTTATCCCTTCCATTGTACTGCCTAAATCTGCAAGTTTTAACGAAATTTTCTTTTTAAAGTCCAACGCATTTTCATCAGACCCTAATTTTTCAAGAATGTTCTCCAAATCATTTTTGATCATAAATGATAGGTCATCATCCTCAGGCGTAATTTTATTTTTTTCCCCTAAGGGGTCATTTTTATTCTCTTTTAGTAAACTCACGTTTACCCCCAACTTGGTTTTATACAGATTATAGTTGATGTAATTCTATTCGCTATCATCTTTTTACTCACCTTTAAGGAGCAAATATATTTTTCTTCACATCTTGTAACTCATCAAAACTTGTATAAAAATGAGAGAGAAATTGTATCTCTCTTTACTATTTTTTTAGCTATGAGCCAACCTTCCATTTGAACAAACTTCAAACCAATTCCTTGCTTTACCTTTAGTAATTATTTCTCAATCTTTTCTGAAATCTCATTAATACTAATTCTGACTAAATGAATAAGTAGAGTCGAATTGTTCTTAGTCATTTCTTTGTTATTCATTTTAAACTCGAAATCAATTGACACATCTTTTTTATGGTTCAATAATTCTCCTTATCCTATACATATATTCGATTGTTAGGAGAAAGTGTTAATAATCAATGTTGTAAGTGGGCTTTTCTTGTAGTAAACGGCTCTATTCTAGTGCGAAAATTATCAATTAATTTGGTCTATTCGAATGGATGGAAAATAAAGTCCCCCAATATTGAATTTTGGTCTATTAATTTATTTCTCTTAGAATTCCGTTAGTATCTAAGTAATAATTTGGGTCGGAAATTTCTTCACAAATATTTGACAGATGAATCAGGTTGTCTCCTAGATTTTTAAAAATACTTTTGAACGCAACATCGCATTTTACTATGTCGTTTTGATGCAAGGTCGTTGATACTAATTCTTCTTTTATTTTTTTTGCCCGGGAATAAATAGACGATAAAGTTTTTGAATAGAGATCGTATTTAGATTGATCATCGGTATCTTCAAAAGTCATCTCCTGAACCAAATTTAGAAGATATAAAGAGTGTTCTTCAAGATATGTTGCCAGCCCCATCAATTTGTTATATAAGTTTTGAGTGATGAATAAAATATCTTCCATTATCATTCCGTTTTATTTGGCTAATGGTATTCCAAATTCAAAAGCTGTATAAGATTTTTCTTTGCTATCAATTTTTATATAACCATTATTTAGCTCCACTATTTTTTTAACTATTGCTAAACCCAATCCTAATCCCTCAACTGTTTCATCTTCTTTTCCAAATTGATTAAAGGGGCTGATCTTTTCGATTCCGATCAATTTGATCCCTTCCCCTGTATCTCTGACTATTGTTCTATAAAATTTTCCGTTCGATTCACCGGTAATATTAATGATGCTTCCATCTTTAGAGTATTTGATTGAGTTTTCGACAAGCTCATTAATAATAAATTCATAGTGCTGATCAGTTATATTAACGGTGTTATTTTCAAATTGGGACTCAAGATCATTGGCTCTGTTAAAGAGGGCAGCTTTTTGTGATATTCGCGATTTGAGAAAGTTATGATCAATTTGATATGAATTCCCTTTTGTTTTCAATAGAGTCTCGGAACCATTTTCATCCAGAAGTAATTCTGCATAGACCAATAGTTTTTCAACTCTTCTTAAAAGCCTGCTTCCCGAATTCATTATTTTATTTGCCATATCTGATAATTCCTCTCTCGTAAGCGATTCAATATCTTTAGAAATCATTTCGGAAAGACCTAAAATTGAAACTAGAGGAGTGCGTAATTCGTGTTGAACTCTTTTAACTAACGAGGATTTAAAAAGTTCATCGATTGATTGGTATTTCTCTTTTTTCTTGAAGCGTGATTCTATGGCAGATAAAAGATCGGAACATCTGTAAGGCTTTAGTAAATAATCATCCGCACCAAGCGTCATTCCTTCCCTTATATCCTGAGGCTCGACTTTAGCTGAAAGAAAAATAAAAGGGATAGCCGACGTTAATGGATTATCTTGAAGTCTTTTCAACATCTCTAATCCATTCATCCCAGGCATCATTATATCGCTTAATATAAGGTCAGGCAATCTTTCCTGGGCAATATTATAACCTTCAAGCCCATCTTCGGCACTAAGAACTTCAAAACCCTCAGTTTCGAGTAAATCGCTAATGTTTTCTCTAATAACAGTTTCATCTTCAACAACTAGAATTTTCTTCATAAAGACCCCTCCGGTTCGTAATGCAAATATTCGAAGAGATCTATTAATTGTTGACAGTAAATGTTGCGGGAGAGTTATTAATGAAGCAAGCGGGATTATTTGAGTGCGGTTATCTGCTTATTTTTAAAAAGAAAACTCAAACAATATTTTGTCTGATTTTTGTTGAATATCTTTTACTAATTACAAACGGTTCGGCAACGTGTTTCAAATAAATCAAAAAACTTGAATTATATGATTTTTCCATTTTGATTAAGAAATCAAGATTGGCGATTGTTGAGCGGTGAATTCTTAAAAAATTTTTACTTGGCAATAGTTTATCCCAACTATTAATCGATTTTCTTACAAGAAAGGTTTTTCCATCTACTAATTTCAATGAAGTATACTGACTTTCTGCCGAAATGAAAATGATTTCGTTAATCTTTATTAAATGGGGTTTACTATTTACATTTACAAATATTTTGTCATCGTTTGTAAGACTTGTGGAAGAGTCCGTTTGTTTTGGATTTACAAAATCTCCTTTTAATGTTTGAACACGTTTTAAGCGTATATCAATTGATTTGAGCAAATCATCTGCTTTGAAAGGTTTAAATAAATAATCATCAGCACCATTCAGCATTCCTTTCCTTATATCATCACGTTCAACCTTTGCCGTAAGAAAGATAAACGGGATTGATTTTGTAAATTCGTTTTGAGATAATATTTCGAGAACACGGTAGCCATCTATTCCGGGCATCATTATATCGCATATTATCAAATCGGGTAATTCTTTAATTGCAGTTTCTATTCCTTCCTCGCCGTTCTTAGATGAAATAACGGTGTAGCTTTCTTCGGTTAGAAGTGTGGAAATATTTTCGCGCACCTTTTTTTCATCCTCAATGATTAATATTTTTTTATTCATCTTTTTTCCTAGGAAGTTTTATATTAAATGTAGTTCCTTTCCCAAGTTCAGAGAAATATTTAATTACACCATCATGTAAATCAACGGCTCTTTTAACAATAGAAAGTCCTAATCCCGTGCCTTCAATTTCGCCAACATTTTTAGTTCTATAAAATGGTTCGAAGAGATGAGTTTTGTCTTCCTCGGGTATTCCAATCCCCTCATCCTTTACATTTATAACGACACTATCATAAGTTGAGAAAACTAATAACTCTACTGTGCTTCCTTTTGGAGAATATTTGAAAGCATTAGAAAGAAGATTAGTGATTATAAATCGTATCAATTTTGGATCGAGTTCATAAATTTCTCTATCTGCCGTGTATTTGAAGATTAACTTATGGTTTTTATCTTCATTAAATTTTAACTCTTCAATTATATCCCAGCAGAAAAGATGCAAATCAATTTTAAGCGGGTTAAATATTATCTTTCCGCTTTCGGAACGGCTTATTGTTAAGACATCGTCAAGCAAGTCCGTCAAATATTCAATTGAACTCATAATTTTATCAGCATGTTCATTAAATTTTTCCTCACTCCATTTTTTCCCGTATCTCTTAATCAGTTCGGCCGAAGATAAAATGGAAGTTAGCGGAGTTCTGAATTCATGCGAAGCAATTGATATAAATCGTGTTTTGAGTTCATTAAGTTCTTTTTCCTTTTCTAAAGAATATTGGAGCATCATTTCAATTTCTTTTTCTTTCTCTATTTCTACTTGTAATTTTTTATTTATTCTATCAAGTTCCTTAGTCCTTGATTCTACCAAATCTTCCAAGTGATTTCTGTGTTCCTGAAGTTCTATATCTGCTTTTTTATATTCCGTTATATCTCTAGTTATGCCAATAAGTGCATATGGTTCTCCATTTTCATTTAAAACGGATGATGTGCTTAGCGAGATCGGGAAAACAGTTCCATCTTTTTTTCTATTTAGTAATTCACCAAACCAACCGTTTTGCAGAGTAGCATTTTTAATCATTTCAATTGATGGGTCCGGATTTGTGGATGCACGGACAAGTTCAATATTTTTACCAATTAATTCTTTTGTTTCGTATCCATAAGTTTTAATAAAAGATTCATTCACAAAAAGAATGTTGTTATTAATATCAGTTAAACTAATACAATCGCTTGTGCTTCTCACCGCTTGAGCCAGAAGATCTA is a genomic window containing:
- a CDS encoding mechanosensitive ion channel family protein: MIISKNKIVTVSLVLFSITLFSIISGFFKISSSINSGLDMDGIFYYSTNIILWLSGALLFNTFMHKIIWGKIFKTSAGSKTLGLIEDLTVTLIYLIALWIIIVEVFDQPLTSSLAVTFLILLVVITYLRPKILKYFSKEFISTTRPFKIGDWIKLINKNGIDIIFGEVIHFDRMAIQLKSERDTFLLFPNNLLDEFIIENYSRIKKENRFSVVIKLNSGLSIERVKRILFASTKQAILELNNHVAAQPQIIVGKMMKNTIEYKVNFWIIPWKPNSPEIATDFVLTQIINNLKIAGIRLGAKTDEPETHIIENVALFDSLSEEELEKLHTESKREFYTERTTIIRQGEKGNSMYILAEGLLKVFIKADKNTDEEIEVGMITPGQFFGEMSLFTGEERSATILTETDSIVVEITKDSLKKILENRSELVNEFAKIIAERQSGNIQKLERYKIKDDSFIKKIIVKIKSFFEL
- a CDS encoding aldo/keto reductase, yielding MEYRYLGNSGLKVSALSFGAWVTFSDQVGEEVACKCMKEAYDAGVNFFDNAEVYANGEAEIMMGNILKKTGWKRSDLIISTKLFWGGKGPNDTGLSRKHIIEGADAALKRLQLNYVDLIFCHRPDFQTPVEETVRAMNHVINQGKALYWGTSEWPAERILEAYDIARREKLIPPLMEQPEYNMFRRDKIEKEFLPLYEKFKLGTTIWSPLASGVLTGKYNNGMPDATRLSLQSYEWLKNNIFNEEGKKRIEKVKKLEPFAKEVGITLAEMGLAWCLKNQNVSTVITGASKPEQVKHNMKALDAVPKLTDDVMKKIEEIIQTKPKLEFDWKG
- a CDS encoding response regulator yields the protein MKKILVVEDETVIRENISDLLETEGFEVLSAEDGLEGYNIAQERLPDLILSDIMMPGMNGLEMLKRLQDNPLTSAIPFIFLSAKVEPQDIREGMTLGADDYLLKPYRCSDLLSAIESRFKKKEKYQSIDELFKSSLVKRVQHELRTPLVSILGLSEMISKDIESLTREELSDMANKIMNSGSRLLRRVEKLLVYAELLLDENGSETLLKTKGNSYQIDHNFLKSRISQKAALFNRANDLESQFENNTVNITDQHYEFIINELVENSIKYSKDGSIINITGESNGKFYRTIVRDTGEGIKLIGIEKISPFNQFGKEDETVEGLGLGLAIVKKIVELNNGYIKIDSKEKSYTAFEFGIPLAK
- the sulP gene encoding sulfate permease encodes the protein MPILKPKLFTTLKDYNKKQFIADATAGVIVGIVALPLAIAFAIASGVTPEKGIITAIIAGFIISVFGGSRVQIGGPTGAFIIIVYGIIQNYGVTGLTIATIMAGIILVIMGFARFGSLIKFIPYPVVVGFTSGIALLIFSTQIKDFFGLQIKEMPSEFHEKWFAYFSAVPTINYYVLGIALLSLLIMIFWPKLTHKIPGSLVAIIVATVLVMVFHLPVDTIGSKYGEIPSNLPAPHLISINLTLIKNLIAPATVIALLAAIESLLSAVVADGMIGGKHRSNMELIAQGLANIVTPLFGGIPATGAIARTATNIKNGGRTPVAGIIHAITLLLIMLFFGSYAKLIPMATLAAILVIVSYNMSEWHAFKTLLKSPKSDIIVLLTTFFLTVIFDLTIAIEIGMVLAVLLFMKRMAEVSNVSVITRELEDEDDLPDANAIDKKLIPVGVEVFEINGPFFFGAASKFKEEMRVIEEPPKVRIIRMRNVPAVDATGLQTIKDFYNDAQKQGTHIILSGVHTQPLYAMTQAGIFDLVGEENIYGNIDDALDHAREILGLPMLGRPKDFVPHVKREMKE
- a CDS encoding response regulator, encoding MNKKILIIEDEKKVRENISTLLTEESYTVISSKNGEEGIETAIKELPDLIICDIMMPGIDGYRVLEILSQNEFTKSIPFIFLTAKVERDDIRKGMLNGADDYLFKPFKADDLLKSIDIRLKRVQTLKGDFVNPKQTDSSTSLTNDDKIFVNVNSKPHLIKINEIIFISAESQYTSLKLVDGKTFLVRKSINSWDKLLPSKNFLRIHRSTIANLDFLIKMEKSYNSSFLIYLKHVAEPFVISKRYSTKIRQNIV